One Thalassotalea atypica DNA window includes the following coding sequences:
- a CDS encoding efflux RND transporter permease subunit, protein MVLSDLSVKRPVFATVINLLLITFGIVAFLMLPLREYPDIDPPIVSINTSYPGASAAIVETKITQVLEDRISGVEGVKNITSTSRVGRSSITIEFELDRDIDSATNDVRDRISRSLRNLPEQADPPEVSKANGDESVIVWFVLQSETMSTLQLTDYAERYIVDRFAVVDGVAQVHVGGGRTYAMKIFLDRVAMAARGITVDDIESTLRAQNIELPAGEIESIERDFSIRVERSYRSATDFSNMVIARGEDKELVRLSEVARVEVAAEDDENMFRGNGKNMVGLGIIKQSKANTLDVVKAARKEVGNIRESLPIGTTIANSYDSSVFIQGSIDEVYSTLLVAMLMVILVIFLFLGNIRATFIPAITVPVALIGSMMVLSWLDFSINLLTLLALVLAIGLVVDDAIVVLENIYRRIEKGQAPLVAAFEGGREVAFAVIATTLVLVAVFVPLIFLSGNVGRLFTEFALAIAAAVVFSSLTALSLTPMLCSKLLKHRERSSSFGQLLDKSFAKLETAYGNSLKHSVRQPLLLISIIGLSLYSVYMLFQQLPSEYTPKEDRGDLFIVMRGAEGASHENNVKNMQQIEDKLMAFQTKGELDRVLVRVPGFGGTGGIAIVGLPKWGERSFSTFEFAGMMNKELQSVTDVRAFAILRQGLRGGGGNTPVQFVLQGNTYEELAKWRDIIIEKAQENPNLVGVDSDYQETYPQLLVEIDHNRAYDLDVPIGDIAKTLETMLGQRRVTTFVDRGEEYDVILEGNEADFDSPSDIDNVYVRSRDSKRLIPLSNLISVRENATSSKLNRYNRLRSVTISANLADGYSLGEALDYLNKAVDEQLPEQAQVDYKGQSMLFKESGTSILFIFGLALLITYLVLSAQFESFVHPFVIMLTVPLALVGALLGLEYMGMSLNIYSQIGIVMLIGLAAKNGILIVEFANQLRDKGLAFEDALIGGAQQRLRPIVMTTFTTVTSAIPLVLASGPGSESRMVIGVVIFAGVSMASIFTLFVVPCAYYWLCRNTGSPLAIEHELLKLRGEQVTKNIAKE, encoded by the coding sequence GTGGTTTTATCTGATCTATCTGTAAAAAGACCTGTCTTTGCAACGGTCATTAATCTGTTACTGATCACTTTTGGTATAGTGGCCTTTTTAATGCTGCCATTAAGAGAGTACCCTGATATCGATCCGCCTATAGTGAGCATCAACACCTCATATCCAGGCGCATCAGCCGCAATTGTTGAAACCAAAATTACGCAAGTACTAGAAGACAGAATTAGCGGTGTTGAAGGTGTTAAGAATATTACCTCGACGAGCCGTGTTGGCCGCTCCAGTATCACCATTGAATTTGAATTAGATCGTGACATAGACTCGGCCACCAATGACGTCAGAGATAGAATCTCTCGTTCATTGAGAAACCTACCTGAGCAAGCGGATCCGCCCGAGGTATCCAAAGCCAATGGCGATGAAAGTGTTATAGTTTGGTTTGTACTACAAAGCGAAACCATGAGTACATTGCAACTGACTGATTATGCTGAACGATATATTGTCGATCGCTTTGCGGTGGTTGATGGCGTAGCGCAAGTCCATGTTGGTGGTGGCAGAACCTATGCCATGAAAATATTTCTTGATCGCGTTGCTATGGCAGCTCGGGGAATTACTGTTGACGACATTGAGTCAACATTACGTGCTCAAAACATCGAACTTCCTGCTGGCGAAATAGAGTCGATTGAGCGTGATTTTTCTATACGGGTAGAGCGAAGCTATCGCTCGGCAACTGATTTCTCAAATATGGTCATTGCCCGAGGTGAAGACAAGGAATTAGTCAGGTTATCGGAAGTGGCGCGTGTGGAAGTGGCTGCTGAAGATGATGAAAACATGTTCCGCGGTAACGGGAAAAACATGGTTGGCCTCGGCATTATTAAACAGTCAAAGGCAAACACCCTTGATGTGGTAAAAGCGGCTCGCAAAGAGGTGGGCAATATCCGAGAATCATTACCCATTGGAACAACGATTGCCAACAGTTATGACTCATCGGTATTTATCCAAGGCTCCATTGATGAAGTCTACAGCACTTTACTTGTCGCCATGTTGATGGTGATTTTGGTCATCTTTTTGTTTTTAGGTAATATTCGAGCGACATTTATCCCAGCGATTACGGTTCCTGTTGCGCTAATTGGCTCAATGATGGTGCTTTCTTGGCTTGATTTTTCGATCAATTTATTAACCTTACTAGCACTCGTTTTAGCAATCGGTCTAGTGGTTGATGATGCGATTGTCGTACTTGAAAATATTTACCGCCGCATCGAAAAAGGACAAGCACCACTGGTTGCGGCTTTTGAAGGTGGCCGCGAGGTAGCCTTTGCTGTGATTGCCACCACCTTGGTGTTAGTAGCGGTATTTGTACCGTTAATTTTCTTATCAGGTAATGTTGGGCGACTTTTTACCGAATTTGCCCTCGCCATAGCTGCTGCTGTGGTATTTTCAAGCCTTACGGCGCTTTCATTAACGCCTATGCTTTGCTCTAAACTATTAAAACATAGAGAGCGGAGTTCCTCATTTGGCCAGTTGCTTGATAAGAGTTTTGCTAAGCTTGAGACGGCCTACGGTAACTCGCTTAAGCACAGTGTGCGTCAGCCCCTGTTACTGATCTCGATTATAGGGTTATCGCTTTACTCGGTTTATATGTTATTTCAACAATTGCCCTCTGAATATACGCCAAAAGAAGATCGTGGTGATTTATTTATTGTCATGAGAGGTGCAGAAGGGGCAAGTCATGAAAATAACGTTAAAAACATGCAGCAAATTGAAGACAAGTTAATGGCCTTTCAAACCAAAGGTGAACTTGATCGTGTCCTTGTTCGTGTTCCTGGTTTTGGCGGCACAGGCGGTATTGCCATTGTCGGTTTACCTAAGTGGGGGGAGCGATCTTTTTCTACTTTTGAGTTTGCGGGAATGATGAACAAAGAACTTCAAAGTGTTACTGATGTAAGGGCCTTTGCCATATTACGTCAAGGATTACGTGGCGGGGGCGGGAATACGCCAGTGCAATTTGTCCTGCAAGGAAACACCTACGAAGAACTAGCGAAATGGCGTGATATTATTATTGAAAAAGCGCAAGAAAATCCAAATCTCGTTGGTGTAGACAGCGACTATCAAGAAACCTATCCGCAGTTACTGGTTGAAATTGACCATAACCGTGCTTACGATCTTGATGTACCTATAGGAGACATTGCCAAAACGCTTGAGACCATGTTGGGCCAACGTCGTGTTACCACATTTGTCGATCGCGGCGAAGAATACGATGTTATTTTAGAAGGAAATGAAGCAGACTTTGATAGCCCATCAGATATTGATAATGTCTATGTTCGCTCACGTGATTCTAAGCGTCTAATTCCTTTATCTAATCTAATTTCCGTAAGGGAAAATGCGACTTCGTCTAAGCTCAATCGTTATAACAGACTACGCAGTGTAACCATTAGCGCCAACTTGGCTGATGGCTATTCATTGGGAGAAGCACTTGATTATTTAAACAAAGCGGTTGATGAACAGTTGCCAGAACAAGCACAGGTCGATTACAAAGGTCAGTCAATGTTGTTTAAGGAGTCGGGTACATCGATACTCTTTATTTTTGGCCTAGCTTTGTTGATCACTTATCTGGTGCTTTCGGCTCAATTTGAAAGTTTTGTTCACCCTTTTGTTATCATGTTAACGGTGCCTTTAGCATTAGTTGGTGCATTACTGGGCCTTGAATATATGGGTATGAGCTTAAATATTTACAGTCAAATCGGCATTGTCATGTTAATTGGCTTAGCGGCGAAAAATGGCATTCTAATAGTTGAGTTTGCTAACCAATTACGTGACAAAGGCTTGGCATTTGAAGATGCTTTGATAGGCGGTGCCCAGCAAAGGTTACGCCCCATAGTGATGACAACCTTTACCACCGTCACCAGTGCTATACCACTTGTTTTAGCTTCAGGTCCGGGCTCTGAAAGCCGTATGGTGATAGGTGTGGTTATATTCGCTGGAGTTTCGATGGCCAGTATTTTTACGCTTTTTGTTGTACCTTGTGCTTATTATTGGCTTTGTCGAAACACTGGGTCACCATTGGCTATAGAGCACGAGTTACTAAAATTACGAGGTGAACAAGTGACGAAGAACATTGCCAAGGAATAA